Below is a genomic region from Zonotrichia leucophrys gambelii isolate GWCS_2022_RI chromosome 1A, RI_Zleu_2.0, whole genome shotgun sequence.
CTGATCTCTGAACTTCAGCATTGTTGCTTCCCCCATTGCAGCTATGCATGGGAGGGGAGTGAGATCTGGGCTGTGCTACCCAAGGGTGTTGGCTGATCTAATGGATGGAAATGTCCTGTGAAATCACACTGGTGTCTGTTGGGCACTCCATTCTTTTAAAGCTGCAGTAGAAGTGCACTTAAGAATTAATACTTATTTTAGAAGGACATACTTTTCAAAATGCTTAAGAAATAtccatttgcatttttcagttGTGGTGTTTTTCAGTCAGGAAATGagctcaaaagaaaaagaagcaagtgCACAGTTATTTCTTCTTGTAGAAAAATCATTTTCCATTGAAAAGGCATATTTTCAAGTCTACAAACAGGGGATTTCTTTTCCCAAGACTGTTTCCCAAATAGataaggaaaggaagaaaacttgTGATTTcaccagaggaagaaaatgttgtGTTTAAGTGGGCAGGTGTCAGTTTTGAAAGGTGTCCAGAACTTTTGGGGCAGTCCAGCACTTGCCATTCCAAATGCCACCACTGGGAAGAatgctagaaaaaaaattaagaaaggaGATGAGGTGGCAGagtcagctctgcctgcagtgcccaaTTTTCCCAGCTCTAAGGACACTGGTGCTGACTTTGGCTTCCAGACAGGAGGGTGCTTTGGAGATCTGTGGTGGAGATCTCTCTCCTCAGCATCCCAAGCAATGCCAGCCTGCTcttgcagctgggcacagccctgcctgggaatagcccagctgggcacagccctgcctgcagtgcccagtgctggcCCTGGACAggggctgccagagcagagcccagccctggtgctcgCTGCAGGTGGGAAGCAGCCCCACACAGGCTGGTTTGGAGCCATGGAGGGGATTtggaagcaggagctggtgccCCCTGAGGTGTGGGTGGCACATCAATCCAGCCTCAGGATCAGAGGTGTCTCCTCCCacggggagcagctgggaactTGGTCTGGGCTTgtttgcagcagtgctgctgcatctGGCTGTGATGCAGATGGAGAAATCAGACATCCACTCACTCTCTCCCaaggaggagaggcagggctgagcatgCAGCCATTGCCTTGGCACAGGCACTGTTTAGGTCCTTCTCTGATACTCAGAGTGTGCAGACCATATGTTACATCCCAGCTTTCTCTCTTCTGTTTACTTCTATCCATTTCCCATGTGCCAGCAGCCCTGAAGCTCTTTTTTCTCTACCAGTCTCTCTTGGCCAGCAGACTATAATTCCTAGGCCATCTTCAAAGGAGATGCAGAGCAATAAAACCCAAGCCCTGGGGTGATGCTGTAAGCTCATCCTCCAGCAAAACCTGGAGGAGCCTTGTCTTTCAAGGGAGCATTTGAAGTGTTCTCTGAAACACAAAACCATTTACCAGGTTGCAACACAGTTATTCCCCTTGGCCCATGAAGTAAAGCACATGTAAATTTGTAGTGTAGGGGCGGCACACAGTTTTTTCATGGGTTTACACACTGGGTTTTTGTTACTGCACTTTGGATGAGAGCAGTCAGCTGCGGGTCATGGCTCTGCACATTGTGACCTAATGAAGAAAAACTCAGGGGAGGATCAGACATCTTTGGTGTAACTGTCCAGCAAAGGCTTGCTCTCTTGAAAGCAAAAAGTATCAAAtaacaggaaataatttcttccatcAACATGTACCCTGAAAGCACTTTGCTTTTTGACTCCTATCCACATTTCTGTTTCTCGGCTGGGTGATTCCTGCCACCTCCTCTAGGCATTTTTACTCTCTGGTATTTTTGATAGCAAATGTGAATACGGATATATTCCTGTAGCTCCACCAGCTAGCTTAAAactgtattattttttatatttcactGGAAAACATGGTGTCAAACAATAGCCACGGAAATGCAAGCACCCTCAAAGTAAACTTCTATCTTCATGCAAATAAAAAGGGTTTATTGGAGATTGTAAAccacataaaataattttgaccaGTCTCATGTGCCTGCAGTGATACCTTGCAACAGTCTTGGGCCCATTCCAGCAGGATTTGATTTAATCCATGCTGCAGTTAGTGTTTTCTTTGGAACTGCAGTGTTCTCAGAAAGATGTTCAGGCTCCATCTCATATTTACTGAGCAGATGCCAATTAGGCTTGTGTTCAGAGATGTTGACAAGGCCAGCGTTGTAGGTATTTAAACAGAGAGCAACAAAAAGCCATACACAAACCAGAGAAATTCTTGCTGGCAGTTCAGAAATGCTGGCAGTTCAGAAATGCTCTTGCAGGGTCATGGGGTGTTTGTCTCAGATTCTGAGCTGTTACTTGCCTCCAAATCATCCTACTCCTCTCATCTTGCAGTACAATTATTCTGTAGAAGgtcaaaaaataattagaatctttttattttctctccaagCATCTCCAAGACACTGCAAAAGAGCTCTCAGGATGCCAGAGCCAGCAAAGTCAACCTCAGCCCCCAAAAAGGGCTCCAAGAAGGCCGTGACAAAGACGCAGAAGAAGGGCGACAAGAAGCGCCACAAAAGCAGGAAGGAGAGCTACTCCATCTACGTGTACAAGGTGCTGAAGCAGGTGCACCCTGACACGGGCATCTCCTCCAAGGCCATGGGCATCATGAACTCCTTCGTCAACGACATCTTTGAGCGCATTGCTGGCGAGGCCTCGCGCCTGGCGCACTACAACAAGCGCTCCACCATCACCTCGCGGGAGATCCAGACGGCCGTGCGCCTGCTGCTGCCCGGCGAGCTGGCCAAGCACGCCGTGTCCGAGGGCACCAAGGCTGTCACCAAGTACACCAGCTCCAAATAGCTCTGtggctgtcccctctgcagcgGCACCATCGAGCGCAGGGCCCTCcatgccagcacaggcaggcagccATGGTCTGGGTGAATGGTCACAGCTATTGTCCACAGCAATCTGCAACTGGGGATGGGCATGGGAAGCtgcccagaggaggaggagacagtgaTCTGGATATCAGCTGGTTTCCATCATCTGCTCAGGATGTGGGAAGGACCTGCCGAGGCTGGCAGTGGAGGCCCCTGCTTTTACATCTCATTCAAAGAACTGACCAGCCATGGTTTATCCAGTCTCCTCTGTGCTTGGCTAACATTCCTGTTTGGCACTGGGACTGGGGGACTGGCAGCAGCAACAAAGAGACACCCTCACTGAAGTCTTCCTGTTTGACCACTTTCTCACAGTCATCTGATATGGGTACTGAGGAGTCAGCATCCTCTCCCTCAGAGCTCGAATCCCTCCTGGTGTGCAGTGCCTCAGCCCACCCCGTGCTGGCAGAAGTGgcatcagcagctcccaggcacatATTGATTCAACAGCTATTTGTGCTTGACAGCCTGTTTTAAAGAGCAAACCTGGCAGGCAGGCAGATGCCCACGTTGATAGCAAGCACTAATCCTCCTCCTTGCTCCTGATGGATGAGCCATGGAGCAGGATgagggtgctggagctgcccactGCCTCCCACCTTGTGCTGAGGTGGAGGGATGGACAAGTGGGATGTTGGGAGTGGGTCTCTGtctttcctggctgctgctttgcctGCCTTAGGACTTGCTTTGGCATGCAAGACATTGctaattctgctgctttttcagagACTTTTCCTGCCTTGATGCTGCCTGGGTGTTCCCTTCCACCATAAGTGTGGGCAAGATGGGGTGGTGCCCATGGGGGTCCCCTCTCCTGTGAGCAATAGGATGGTGCAGGACAAACAGCACAGATGTTGTGGGCAGGGACTGAGGATTTGGGAAGCATCTGGTGTGGGAGCACAGGTGGTCAGTGCATTTTGAGGGGTGGGAGGAAGCTGGATCCCCTCAGAGATCGCTGCAGGCAGCTCgcctggccctgccctccctAATTCATTCAGCAGttagaaagcaaaagcaaaactggGGGCTGGGTGGATATATAGGGACACTTACCTGCATCCCAGATATTTAAAAGattaaatacttttaaactATTTCAGATAGTCCCCTTATCTTTTCAAAGTCCACAGTAAGGTGAGCAATAATAAAATCATGATAAAGCCATAGAGGTTAAGGGAGGAATGTCTTGGTTACAGGTTTATCATGCCCAGACTGCTGGATAACAGAAGGGCCTGTGTAGAACTGGTGTGAAGTTGAAGCTTCCTACTCAAACCACAAAATTAgccaacattaaaaaaattcaaagcctCTGGTAGGCAGTAAcattcaaacaaaaaatattcatgtCTAAAATAACAACAGCTTTCTGCACTTACTCTGTAAATAAAAGGAGCAGTAAGGAGATAGGATCCAGAACTAAGTGCAGATTCTCCCTAAGCTTCAGGACcttgcttttaattaaaaggtAAATTCATATCCCAAAATAGCAGCCATGCAGTACATTTCTATCTTTCCCCTGCCTTTATCTCTATCCTATTTCTTTACACTTTGAGAGTGATTGGGACCTTTGGCAAATTTATGTTGCTTTTGGAGCTGTAGgactctgcagctgcagaagatTCTCATTGCAGTCATTTTTCCAGCTGGTCTGAGGCATAGCCCTGCTCAGaagcctgggagcagcctggggtctCTGTGCAAGAGTGAAGGTCAGTTTGTTTGTGGGCTGCTCACACACccctgctctgggtgtcagCACCCCACACTTGGGAGGGGGCCAGGGGCCACATCTCCCAGGATCACCTCCCACGCTCTGCTCAGTGCTACCACACAGCTGTGTCTCATAGCCTGGTGCTGACAGCTCTCAGAAAGAACCAAAcccatctccctggctgccagcacccacaaggagcagctgccagcagcagcacctgtatTCAGTGTCAGTGGCATTGGTAACCTGGGCCTCTTGGCCAGGACACTGTGCAGGTGACAGCTCAGTACTCCCTTTTGTTTCCAGTCAGTCAGAATCTGATACCAAAGATGAGCATGTACCTGCAGTGGGCCCGGAGCCACCATCCTTGACACCTCTGCCACAAGAATCCAGGCAGTGGATGATGCAccaggggcactgctgggagtgAAGGGCTGGGTGGCATTGCTGGAGCTTTCTTCTTCTGTCCCTGTGAGCTGCAGGTCAGAATTCATCCCTTTGAGGAGCTCTCTTGAAGGCAGGAATTCAGAGTGGAATGAGCCCTCTCCAGTCTAAGCAGTGTGTTTGAGCCAGGACACATCTCCTAGGAtcacctggcacagcctctAAACTCTCACTATTTGAGCAGAGTCCCACTTGAGTCTCCACAGCTGcaagaaatcaagaaaataaaattagggTTTGGCCCTCCAGGGtctcctgggcagctcaggagcCAGGAATGAGGCTGGGCACTCAGATGAGAGCTGCTCGCTCCATACTCAGAGTACTGGTCCCATTTTCTTCTGCCACTGTTGTCATTCTCCATTTTTGGAGATTGTTTCAGAGAGGAGAACCAGTGAtttaaatatacaaaaatacTTGAAGGCTTAAAGAAAACTTTTATATTGTCTAAAGCCAAATGACTGAGGCTGATCATGTCCATGCATTTATAGTTTAGGTTGTCCTTTTATGCATCATTTGCTCTTCACTGtccatttgtaatttttttcactcaCTCCTGACAATGTGAAGCGCAGGATTGAAGAACTGATCCATgttaaaacaaaacttttttttttttccctttctttcaaGCTTTGTTTTAACCCTGTTCTGGTGGCTGCTCTGTTCTGTCATACATTTGTGCCAGCAAAGGGAAGGGATGATCGAGGAAGGGCAAGGCTGGTATAAGCTAGGACTGACACAGAAAGCGTTTGGGAAGTCAATGTACAGGACACCATCCACACATCCAAATGGGAATTAGTTTGCATGTGATAACCTTGGGCTGAGCCTTAATATTAGAGGCAACAGAAGGTGGTCTGAAAGTTCAAGGCTTGATTGTCCTGTAAGTAGTCTGAGGTGTGACATACTTCACAGTTTCCTGGTAAGGAGATTTGCTGCAGAAGATGGATTCTGCACTACAGGATCAGTGCTTTTAAAGAATACAtatttccagctctggaattgagaaaatgttttaaaagtgaAGATACCAAGATACCAAGCCCCACTATCCCTACCTGATCCCCTCTGCAGTCCCAAAAGCATCTCTGGGCCATGCCTGTGTTTTGCCAACTCAAGTAAATCAACTACAGATTGAAAGTtggaaaggaagatgaaaaaggTAATACAGCTTTGATACTAACCTCATATTAACCCCAAGGATATCACTGTAATTgttatttgttatttgttttcatgtacaatttaaaagagaaaacaagctGCTATAGATCTGATTTTCCACCCTGCTTCCCCAGAAGGGCCTAAAGTCCATCAGCCTTTCACAGCAGAGTTCAGCCTGTAGAGGAGCTGAGTGTGGAGGCTTGCTCCTGCTCAGGACTGACAGGTTTTTAGTCAAGCTTGGGGAAAATGAGCAAAAACCAGTGTGGAGGATGAGTGCCtgtcctgggcacagctgtgtgcCCCACAAGGGCACTGAAGAGTCCTGCCCAGTGGAGCTGTGTGGCCTGTGCACCCTTCACTCTGGTGAGAGGCAGCCCCAAGTCCTGCcacccctggagcagagcttggCATGGCCTCTGCATAGCCCTGAGCTTCTGTTCCATCACAGCATGTCCAGAGGGTTTACATCCAGACCAAATTGTTTGCAGGCAAAGGAAGAATGGGAACTGAATAATAGAAATCACTTAGTGACAGAATTTGGAGGGTTTCCTGGGACCACCACCTGGGGAGCAATCTTTCATGCTTACTCCATGCATGGTATCTCTTGGGCTTATGTACACAGAGTTTTTCTGACAGTAAGTGTTACATCAAGTATGATCCATGTTAAATTGCTGCTGGGTTATGACTTTAGTGCTAATTACCTGCTTTCTGTTAAGTGTCTAAATAAAATGTAACTTCCATCCTGTTGGAAGTCAGTGGTACCCAGCTGTTGGGGTGTCTTTGCTTCTGCCTTATCACTGGTGTTCCCCAAGCCCTGCATTTCTCCCTCTCCATGATATTTCCTCCAggcctggggtgacagcagCCACCCTTCCAGCAGAGATGGAGCACAGCTGATCTGACAGAGGGTCAGtcaaaaagcagagcagcccctcacTGAAGGGATATCACAGGCTGCCACTGGAGTCCTCATGGGCTGTCACTCAACCCAAACATGAGTGCAACATCAACGTCTGTTTTTCTCGAGCCCTTCCAATGATCTTgtcccaggcagagctgagcctgccaTCTGTCCTTGCCACACTCCTGCTTGGGGTGTCTCTGCCTAGCACCCATCATCTACCCCCAAGCAGGAACTGTTTGGACTGAACAATGTGAGATCCTGCAGCTGAAGAAGTGTTTCATGCACATTCAGAATTTCTGTTAGCTGAATTAACAATTGCTAGCACTAGAAACATCTTTTCTTGGACTCTGAGAATTTTATAGGCAACAGCCATGGGATAAGATGTAGCATCTGAAAAccccagaaagaaaaagatcttCCCTTTAAGGAATGGTTGGTAAATACACTCCAGTGAAACACTTACCTGCTGGACATCAGTATCATAATGCATTCCCTGGAGTGGGAAATGCAGGGGCCATGCTGGACACTGACTGCTGGAGAAACAAGACTTCAGACATGGCATATAACAGCAATCAGAGCTAAAAGTGTTTCTAGTGTCTCTAAATAAATACAAGCTTAACATAATTGGGAAAATcagcatttagaaaaaaattcccagccTATAACTAACtcatctgaaatatttatttccaaggaaataaattttgctACCTGTACTGATTTCCATTTTCATACTCCTTTCCAGAGACACACCCACAGTGCAATTTCAGAACAGAGCTGACACCAAGGTATCACAAGGTTATAAAAGGTAGAGCATAACACTATGGTCGTGCTTCTCCAGGACGTTGGGagataacttttttttaaattatccaGTTATTATCTAATAATTACTGACTGGTTATTCAAAGACCATTAGTGGACTCAGGTGCCAGATGAATGTTGGCAGAACCAAGTAGAAGAACTCAGGAACGTCAAAATAAATGATGAGAGGATGAGGTTTGAATTTAGAGGAGCAACCCTTCCTGCAATTAGTCCACCTGTAGAGCCTTTGCCAATGGCTGCTGAAGATGCTAGAACTGGCACAAGGACAAACTACTGGGAGAAAAAGTCTTTAAGTCTTGCTAAGCACATAAACTGTGCTGAAAACTATTATAGGCTGAGAGAATATAGAAAAGAAGTGACTGGATTACATGAAAGATGTAAGAGATACTTTGTTTCTAAAATAGTTAGGGTTAATAAACACAGATGTTGTGAGAATAAGGAATGGACCTTCTGCTTTCTCATATAATGGAAAGCTGTTCTCAAAagcatttctcattttctcccttGAAGcagttgattaaaaaaaaaaagaagaaatacacCATTTCCTGCCTTTTAGTGACTGTAATGCTAATTCCAtcccctgggaaaaaaaaacaaaataaaacaaaacaaaacaaaaaaaaaaaaaaaaaaaaaaaaaccaaaaaaactcttacagaaattaattcagaagaaaattcttACAGATTTAACTGTCTTCTAATAACAGAAGAATATTCCAATAGTAATAGAAATGGGAAGGTTGGTGGGAATGAGAAAGGAATGGCAATGGGTGGGTGGGTGTGAGGCACCAGAAGGGACCAAAGGCAGGAGACTGTAAGCGATTGCTGCAGGATTGACAGATGCTGGCGAGAGCTCTCTGAGGAGCTTACCAAGGTGCCAGAACACACAGTGTGCTGCTGTTTGGATACAGGAAATAAAGGACAGGGAGTGAATCCCTGGTaaatcccagggctggagcaggatggaCAGTGTAGCTGCTACCAGAAAAGGTACAAAAGGCACATCCAGAGCCAGCACATGTCACCAGTTCAAGAGCAACACAGGAATGTGATGCAGACATGAGGGCATCATCCCTCATGCTCAGAGCAATTGCAAAGCTGGGCACACATATCCTTTGTTCTGGTCAGAGAGCTTGGATGCATCTCatgagggtgctgctgctgaaaaataGCCTTGTCTGCCAATAAGGACACAAAGTCACCCTCCTGTAGGGATTTGTGTTCAGTTTGCTACACTGTGGCTGCTCATCAATCTTTTGGGTACATCCAGACTTGGGGCAGGAAAACTTTCCCATCGTCTGGGCACTGCTCCCATTTATGGGCCATTAAACCTCCTCCTAATCAGGTGTGGAATGGTGCTGAAAACAACAGTGAAAAGCATTCTTTATACAAAGTACAGCCCTATTTGCCAAGACTCAGAAAAATGTCCAGCACAACTTTTCAAACAAACCAGGAGATGTTTCTGACCTAATCTGCCATATGGACTCAACACATTCTGGTGAATACAATGCCTGCCTCTGAAAACCTCGCTCTGGATGGGAGAGCTATGATATGAGCTACGAGTGCAGCTGATCCAAGCACCCAGTGTCCAAACTTTGCCTGACACTGCCTGGgagtaaaaaccaaaaaaggagGGAACTTCAGTACAGCACACTGAATTTCACTAAAGTAATGGAAATGTGAGGGTATTgaaactttgggttttttggtagtcttttggtttgtttggagTGTCATAGTATTCAAGGGGTTCAAGGAACCCTGGTcttgcaggcacagctggaaacaGGCTATTGAAGTGCTCCATCCCAATAAAACCTGCCCTTGCACAAAGCTTTATGAGGCATGACTAAGTTATAGCAAAGTGGGAGGCCTGCAACAGTGAGGGCTGCCTGAGCATGATGAGAGGAAGATGGTTGCTTTGTTAGGAGGTTGCTTTCTTGGGATGAACATGTATCTCACAACTCATTTTTCCCGTCATCAAGGTAATAAAAAGTCACATCTGAGTACTGACTTCAGAGATGCAGGATCCTCCCATCTCTTCTACAAACACCCTGCAAATGCTGCATCCACTGTAATCACACCAAATCCATGCTGCTCCCATGCTGACTTGCACTCTGGCCCTGAGTTAAAGCCAAGCAACTGCAGCTTGAAGTGGAAAATCCACAGTggagtgtggtggtgttcacaggggtccgaggatgagggaagagatgagaatcttgactccatgtttcagaaggctgatttattattatattaaaagaaaattatgtattaAAACTTACTAAATGaatggaagaaaggatttcatcagaaggcaggaaaaggaaaaggaaaaggaaaaggaaaaggaaaaggaaaaggaaaaggaaaaggaaaaggaaaaggaaaagggatgaTAATTAAAGCTCGTGACTCTCAGAGAGCCCTACCCAGCTGAttgtggttggccattaattagaaacaaccaacatggaccaatcgaagatgcacctgttgcattccacagcagcagataattattgtttttcttttcctctgaggcttctcagcttctcaggagaaaaatcctggcaaagggacttttcagaaaatatcatggagACAGTAGAGCAGAAGAATGGGATCAGAATTCATCCCCCAGTGCCTCTTGCAGCTCGTTTTGTAGTGAAAGGCCCGAGACACCTCACGCTGCAGCTGACCTTGGCTAACAAAGGCTGTCCCAGTGGGGTGTGCCAGCAGTCACTGGGCACtgggcaggagccagcccgAGCCCCTTTGGCACGGATGGTTCAGCACAAAGGAGcctttccagccctgcagcagcaccacgtGCCTCTGCCCATCACACCTCTCCCTAGGCTTTAAATACAAGGGACAAAAGTTTTTGCAAACCCCTGATTCTGTCCATTCCCTGAACACACGCCTGAAATGCTCTTGTGGCATTTAAGCGTCTTCAGATGGAAAAGAGAGAGCTCAGGATTGCCTGCCCCATCTCTCTCGGAGGCAGTTTGCCCGATGGATCCTCcttctgtgaaaaacaccaatcacttgtttttatcattttaaaagtttaatagtaataaaatggttataaaaatagtaatgcaattagagtaataacaatttggacaatttgaattaggacaatatgagacaatagagacaaagagttatggatatccgggtacctttttctgggcagcaagAGCCTGGAAAAGGACACatattaacagaggattaacccttaaaaacaacagcctgttgcatattcatacacctcatacatgatgatgcataaattccattcaaacacaggattcttcTCATCAttgttcatttcttctgataagagagcaataaattctctttctctgaaagattcaggtgtcctgtggctgctatcttgctgcgagtcctttctttaaaaaaagtatcctgcatagcatagtttctattttaacattttttataacctaaaactatatttaacacagtacttaagagaattaatacagcattactttctaacacaatacatataatattcattttaatatttgcgaaaagccaatcataaaatacacatttttcacactgccatacctgggagctgcagggcaggacacTGAGCcccctgagctgcacagagctggggccaGCAGCTGCAAGCCATGCAGAGCCATGCATGCAGAGCCATGCAGAGCCATGCAGAGCCATGCAGAGCCATGCACCCTGAGCAGGGGCCTCCCTGCCCAAGGGAGGGCAGCCCAGCAACCAAAAGCTCTGCAAGGTTTTAAAGGGATTAGACGTGCATAGATGGCAAGAGGGATTTTCATAACAAAGGACTAAATAGATGCGAGTTTGCAAGCAGCAGTAGCTCTCTGCTTTATTGGAAAATTACACTAAACACAAAGAAACCGCAGGAAGAAATCTTAtccatcctgcagctgctgctgtgggacttGCAGCATCCTCAGAAACAGCCCAGACCTGCTGGTCCAGGCAAGGAGCCTTCCCTAGGTGAAGGCAGAACAGAAGATATGGCCTTGCTGCCCTTTTCATGTAAATGAACAGTCAGGTCAGACTGTTCAGAAAGAAATACTcacatttcagaaatttttcccccttttttttttgttttggtttttctgtttcttttgcttttgtttgttttgtttataattTACCACGTTGATAAAATTATCCATGTTTTCTTTGGGCTTTAACCTGGCTGTGGGTAACTCTGACACCCAGCTACACAACTGTCAAGgcctgagcaggcagcagctctgaaagtGGTGTGAAAAATGTGGAGGCAACCCCAATATCAGCAATTTTGCTTCTGGAACAAAGATGCCAAAGCATCTGTGCCTGTACAGGGCTGAACAACTTTCTGCTGATGTT
It encodes:
- the LOC135442701 gene encoding histone H2B 5-like, translated to MPEPAKSTSAPKKGSKKAVTKTQKKGDKKRHKSRKESYSIYVYKVLKQVHPDTGISSKAMGIMNSFVNDIFERIAGEASRLAHYNKRSTITSREIQTAVRLLLPGELAKHAVSEGTKAVTKYTSSK